A genomic stretch from Deltaproteobacteria bacterium includes:
- a CDS encoding dual specificity protein phosphatase family protein: protein MHFILDELAIGNYEEALRPPPTVSALLNVAIEKDIYDTTLLYHKIPIVDMRPIPPEQMREAVGWITEHIAQYRVMVFCNAGVGRSPSVAIGYLFCIAGYGFGEAVEFVARRKSDISILPNLIRTVEVAKKELEKEGVHRILNW from the coding sequence ATGCATTTCATTCTGGATGAACTGGCAATCGGCAACTATGAAGAGGCATTGAGGCCCCCTCCGACGGTTTCAGCTCTGCTCAACGTGGCCATAGAGAAAGACATATATGACACAACCCTGCTCTATCACAAGATTCCCATTGTGGATATGAGGCCCATACCGCCAGAGCAAATGAGGGAAGCCGTAGGTTGGATCACAGAGCACATTGCGCAATACAGGGTCATGGTGTTCTGCAACGCGGGCGTCGGCCGTTCGCCTTCCGTGGCCATCGGCTATCTCTTTTGCATCGCGGGATACGGTTTTGGCGAGGCAGTGGAGTTTGTGGCCAGAAGAAAGTCCGATATCTCCATCCTGCCCAATCTGATCAGAACCGTTGAAGTGGCCAAGA